The Mycobacterium avium subsp. avium genomic sequence GCGGTTCCCCCGCGCCTACCGGGAGGACTCCGACCTGGCGCTGCGGATCGTGTCGGCCGGCGGAACCATCCTACGCGGCGAGCGTCGCTGCACCCACCCGGTGGCGCCGGCGACCTGGCACTCGAGCGTGCGGGCCCAGATCGGCAACCGCGACAACGCGCTGATGCGGCGCAAGCACGGCCGCCGCTGGCGGACCCGGATCGGCGAGGGACCAGGCCGGATGCCGGCGCACGCCGCCACCACCGCGGCCGGCACCGCCGCGCTGCTGGCCGGGCTGCTGGGCCGGCGCGCCACCGCCCGCCGCGCCGCCGCGCTGTGGCTGCTGTGCACGATCGAGTTCGCGGCGCGGCGCTGGCTCAGCGGGCCACGCAATATGCGTGAGGCACTTGGCCTTTCGGCCAGCAGCGTGCTCATCCCGCCGGTCGCGGTGGCGCACCGGCTGGCCGGGGAATGGACCTTTCGGCGCGCGCGTCCCGAGCCGCCACTGGCCGTGCTGCTGGACCGCGACGACACCCTGATCGTCGACCGGCCCTACCTCAACGACCCCGCGGGCGTGCGGCCCACCCACGACGCCGCCAAGTCGCTGACCCGGCTGCGCCGCCGCGGCCTGCTGCTGGCGGTGGTGACCAACCAGTCCGGCGTGGCGCGCGGGCTGATCAGCGCCGGCCAGCTGGCCGCCGTCAACGACCGGGTCGACGAGGTGCTCGGCCCGTTCGATTCCTGGCAGGTGTGCATGCACGGCGCGTCCGACGGCTGCGGCTGCCGCAAGCCGCGGCCCGGCCTGATCCTGGCGGCCGCCGAGGCGCTGGGGGTGCCGGCCCGGCGCTGCGTGATGATCGGCGACACCGGCGCCGACGTGCGCGCCGCCCTGGCCGCCGGCGCCGCGGCCGTGCTGGTGCCCACCGACCGCATCCTGCCCGCCGAGGTCGAGCACGCGCGCGCCCACGCCCGGGTGGCCGCGACGCTGAACGACGCTGTCTCCCTTGTGCTTTCGGAGTGCCGATGAGTACCGCGGTGGTGGCCCGCCTGGACAGCGCCGGTGACGTGCTGATCACCGGGCCGGCGGTGCGCGCGGTGGCCGCCCGGCACGACCGGGTGACCATGCTGGTCGGCCCGCGCGGGCGGGCCGCCGCCGAGCTACTGCCCGGTGTGGACGAGCTGATCGAATGGCAGGCGCCGTGGGTGGACTTCGAGGCGCCCGAGCTGACCGCCGCGCACGCCGAGGCGCTGATCAAACAGCTGCGCGACCTCGCGCCCGACCGGGTCTACATCTGCACGTCGTTTCACCAGTCGCCACTGCCGCTGGCGCTGCTGTGCCGAATGGCCGCGGTGCCCTGGGTGGGAGCGGTCAGCGTCGACTACCCCGGCGCGCTGCTGAACCTGCGGCATCGGGTGCCGGACGGGATTCCCGAGCCGCAGCGGGCGCTGTCGCTGGCCGAGGCCGCCGGCTGCGCCCTGCCCGCCGGCGACGACGGCGCGCTGCGGATCCGGGCCGTCGACCCGCTGCCGGCGCGGCTGGCCGAGCAACTCGCGCCCCGGCCGTTCGTGGTGTTCCACCCCGGCGCCGCGGTACCGGCCCGCCGGCCCAGCCCGTCCCGCAGCGCGGCGATGGTGGCCGCGCTGGCCGGCGCCGGCCACCGGGTCGTCGTCACCGGAAGCCCCGACGAGGCCGCGCTGACCGCGGCGGTGGCGGGCGACGTCGCCGTCGATCTGGGCGGGCGCACCAGCTTCGCCGAACTCGCGGCGGTGTTCGCGGCGGCCCGCGTCGTGGTCGTCCCCAACACCGGACCCGCACACCTGGCCGCCGCGGTGGGCACACCGGTGGTGTCGCTGTTCGCCCCGGTGGTGCCCGCCGGCCAGTGGCGCCCCTACGGGCGGCGGGTCCGCGTGCTCGGCGACCAGTTCGCGCCCTGCCGGGCCAGCCGCGCCCGGGTGTGCCCGGTGCCGGGTCACCCCTGCCTGGACCGCATCACCGACGCGGAGTTGCTCGCCGCCGTGGCAGAAGGCGCCGTGGCAGAAGGAGGGAAGCCATGATCGAGGTCCACTTCGACGCGCTGCGGGAAGCGGTGCGGCGCACCAGCATCCAGGCCCCCCGGTTGCGCGGGTGGGGCGGACGGCTGGCCACGGTGCTGCCCGCCGGAGGCCGGTTGTTGGCCTGCGGGAACGGGGGCAGCGCCGCCGAGGCCCAGCACCTCACCGCCGAATTGGTGGGCCGATTCCGCGAGGAGCGAGTTCCCATGTCCGCCACCGCCTTACACGCCGACACCTCGGCGCTGACCGCGATCGCCAACGACTACGGTGACGACGAGGTGTTCGCCCGCGGGGTGCGGGCGCACGGCCGGCCGGGCGACGTGCTGGTGGCGCTGTCCACCAGCGGCGCCAGCCGCAACGTGATCGCGGCGGTCAAGGCCGCGCACGACGTCGGCATGGTGACCTGGGCGCTGACCGGACCGGCCCCCAACGAGCTGGCCGGCATGTGCGACGAGGCGATCTGCGTGGACGCCGCCGGCACCGCGACGGTGCAGGAGGTCCATCTGCTGCTGATCCACGGGCTGTGCATGGCGCTCGACGACCACCTTTTACGACGGGAAGCATCATGAGCACATCGAAACCTCTTGTCGTCGTGGGTGATTCGATGCTGGACATCGACATCCTGGGTTCGGCGACCAGGCTCAGCCCGGAGGCGCCGGTGCCGGTGGTGGACGCCGAACGGCACGTGCAACGGCCGGGCGGGGCGGGGCTGGCCGCCCTGCTCGCGGCCCGGACCGAGGCGCCGGTGGTGTTGATCACCGGCATCGCCGACGACGACGCCGGCCGGGCGCTGCACGATCTGCTGAGCTGCTCGGGGGTTCGGGTGCTGGCGCTGCCGGTGAGCGGAACGACGGTGTGCAAGATCAGGATCCGGGCCCGCGGCCAGTCGGTGCTGCGGCTCGATCGCGGCGACGCGACCCCGGTCGACGGGCCGCTGCCGGCCGCGGCGGCCGACGCCCTGGCCGATGCCCGGGCGATCTGCGTCGCCGACTACGGCGCGGGGGTGACCGCGTTGCCGGCGGTCCGGGCGGCGCTGACCGAGTCGGCCCGTCGCGTCCCGGTGGTCTGGGACCCGCATCCGCGCGGCGCGCCGCCGGTGCCGGGATGCGCGCTGGTGACACCGAATCACGAAGAGGCGCGGGGCTTTTGCCACGACGACGGCTCGGGTGACGGCGGTGAGGCGCTGCTGCGGACCTGGGCCGCCGACGCGGTGTGCATCACCCGCGGCGCCCAGGGGGCCCGGGTGTACGAGCCGCGGGCCGGCGTGCATCAGGTCGCGATCCCGCAGCGGGCCGCGCCCGCCGCCGGCGATGTCTGCGGCGCCGGCGATCGGTTCGCCGTCGCCGCGGCGGTGGCGCTGGCCGCGGGCAACGACGCCGTCGCCGCGGTGCGGGCCGCGGTCGGCGACGCGGCGCGTTTCGTCGCCGCCGGCGGCGCGGCCGCGGTCTCGATCCCGGTGTCCGACACCGGATCCGACCCGCTGACCAGCCGGTCGCGGCCCGCGGACGCCAGCGCGGTGGACGCGCTTGGCCTGGCCGCGCGGCTGCGCCGGCAGGGCCGCACCGTGGTGGCCACCGGCGGCTGCTTCGACCTGCTGCACACCGGGCACATCCGGCTGCTCCGGCAGGCCCGCGAGCTGGGCGACGCCCTGATCGTGCTGGTCAATTCCGACGCGTCGGTGCGCGCGCTGAAGGGCAGCGGGCGTCCGGTGATGCGCGATGCGGACCGGGCCCGCGTCCTGGCCGCGCTGGCCTGCGTCGACGCGGTGGCCGTCTTCGACGGCCTCACCCCCGAACGCATGCTGGAGGATTTGCGTCCCGACATCTGGGTCAAGGGCGGCGACTACGTGGCCGCCGAGCTGCCGGAGGCCGACGTGGTGTACCGGCACGGCGGCGAGGTGGTGATCCTGCCCACGGTGGCCGGTTATTCGTCGTCCCGCTTGATCGCCGCGGCGGCCACCCGCCGCCCAGAGTAGCGAAAGGTGTTGATATGAAAGCACAATCACTGGAAGGCGTATTGATCTCCGGCGGTTCTTCCGGCCTGGGCGCGGCCACGGTGGCCGCGGTGGCCGACCGCGGCGGGGTGCCGCTGGTGATCGACCGGAAACCGCCGGCCGCCGACGTGCCCTACGTCGGTTGCGATCTGGCCGACACCGACGCGGTGGCCAGCGCCGTCGAGTCGCTGGCCGGCAAGGTGGGCGGCCGCATCACCGGGGTGTTCACCCCGGCCGGCATCGACTCGTGCGGCACCCTGGAACAGGTCCCGGCCAAGGACTGGGAGCAGGTGATCGCCGTCAATCTGGTCGGGACCGCCGCGGTGATCCGGGCCGCCCTGCCGTACCTGAAGGCCACCGGGGGCCGCATCGTCACCTGCGCGTCGACGCTGGGCATCAAGGCGGTCAGCGACGCCACCGCCTACTGCGCATCCAAGTTCGGGGTGGTCGGCTTCACCCGCGCGCTGGCGGCCGAGCTGGCGGGCCAGGTCGGCGTGACGCTGCTCATCCCCGGCGGAATGCACACCCCGTTCTTCGACGGGCGGCCCGAACAGTACAAGCCGCCGGCCGACGCCAAACTCAACCAGCCCGAGGACGTCGCCCAAACGGTGCTCTTCGCGCTCTGTCAACCGGCCGGCTGCGAGGTGCGCGAGATGGTGGTGTGCGCCTCGACGGAGTCGTCGTGGCCCTAGCGGCCGGCGCCACCCGGGCCGGGCCGCGGGAGCGCATCGTGGTGTTGCGCGCCCTGGGACTCGGCGACCTGCTGACCGCGGTGCCCGCCCTGCGCGGGCTGCGCCGGCACTACCCCGACGCCCGGGTGATGCTGGCCGCTCCGGACCGCTACCGCGAGCTGGCCATGCTCACCGGCGCCGTGGACGAGCTGCTGCCCACCGCCGGACTCGGCGACGTGCAGCCGCTCACCGACGCGCCGGCGCTGGCGGTCAACCTGCACGGCTGCGGCCCGCAGAGCATCGACCACCTGCTGGCCTGGGAACCCCGGTCGGTGATCAGCCATTGCCACGACTGCCATCCCGGCCTGCCCGGGCCGCGGTGGCGCGCCGACCTGCACGAGGTGCAGCGCTGGTGCGCCCTGTTGGAGTGGGCCGGAATCCCTTGCGACTCAACCGATATCCTCCTTGAACGCCCGTCCATCCCGCGGGACGAGACCGGTGCCGTGCTGATCCACCCCGGGGCGTCCGCGCCGGCCCGGCAGTGGCCGCCGGACCGGTTCGCGGCGGTGGCCACGGCGCTGCGCGACGACGGCCACGAGATCCTGATCACCGGATCACCGAACGAGTTCGACCTCGCGCACACCGTCGCCCGCGCCGCCCGGTTGCCGCGCACCGCCGTGGTGTCCGGAGTCCTCGACCTGCCGGCGCTGACCGCGCTGGTCGCCGACAGCCGGATGGTGATCTGCGGCGACACCGGCGTGGCGCACCTGGCCGCCGCGACCGGCACCGCCTCGGTGGTGCTGTTCGGCCCCACCTCCCCGCGGCGGTGGGGACCGCGCGGGCCGGCGCCGCACGCCGCGCTGTGGGCCGGCCGCAGCGGCGACCCGCACGCCGCGACGCCGCACCCCGGACTGCTCGCGCTGACCGTCGCGCAGGTGCTGTCGGCCTGCCGCGGGGTGCTGGGGGAGACGGCATGAGCACCGAGCCGCTGGTCGGCGTGGTCGGTGTCGGCTACGTGGGCCTGACCACCGCGGTCTGCGTGGCCGCTGCGGGGCGCAAGACCGTTGCGGTGGACATCAACCCGGACCGGGTGGGCAGGCTGCGCGCCGGGGTGGCGGTGATCGACGAACCCGGGCTGTCCGAGCTGCTGGGTGACGGGCTGGCCGGCGGCGTGCTGCGCTTCAGCGCCGATTTCGCCGAGCTGGCCGACCGCGACGTCGTCTTCGTGTGCGTGCCCACGCCCAGCGCCCCGGACGGACACGCGGACCTGGCCGCGGTGGAGTCGGTGATCGACCGGCTCGGCCGCGTGCTGCGCCGCGGCGCCGTGGTGGCGCTGAAATCGACCGTTCCGGTCGGCACCACGTCGACCATGGCACAGCGGCTGTGCCACAAGGGGATTCGTGTCGTCTCCACCCCCGAGTTCCTGCGCGAGGGACGCGCGGTCGACGACTTCCGCAACCCGGACCGGCTGGTGATCGGCAGCCACGACGAACTGGCGGCCCAGCTGGTGCACCAGGCCTACGGCCTGGCCGGACACCGGGTGCTGCGGATGAGCCCGGAAAGCGCCGAGCTGGCCAAGTACGCCAGCAACGCCTTTCTGGCCGTCAAGCTGTCCTACACGAATTCGCTGGCGGCGCTGTGCGCGCGGGTGGGCGCCGACATCGACGACGTCACCTGCTGCATGGGCGCCGACCGGCGGATCGGCGCGGAGTTCTTGCGCCCGGGCCCGGGTTGGGGCGGTTCCTGCCTGCCCAAGGACACCGCGGCGCTGCTGGACATCGCGCACCGGCACCGGGTGTCCTTCGCCGAAGTGGAGGCCGCCCGGCAGACCAACACCGCGCAGGCGCGACGGATCGTCACCGCGCTGCGGCACACCCTCGGCCGGCCGTTGTCGGGCTGCCGGATCACCGCGCTGGGGCTCACCTTCAAGGCCGCCACCAGTGACACCCGGGAGTCGCCGGCGCTGGCGGCATGCCGCGAACTGGCCGCGGCCGGCGCCCAGGTGGCCGGCTACGACCCGCAGTTGCCCAACATCGACCCCGCCGTCCTGCAGCAATACCGGGTGACCGCGGTCGACGACCCGTACCGGGCGGCCAAGGCCGCCGACGCGGTCGTGGTGCTGACCGAATGGCCGCAGTTCCGCAGCCTCGACTGGCGGGCGGTCGCACAGGACGCGCCGCTGGCGGTGGTGCTGGACGCCAGGAATTCGCTGGACCCGGCCACCGTGCGGGAAGCCGGCCTGCGCTATCTGGGAAACGGTGTGCGACAAGGGTTTTGACTGTTCGTGGCGGGCGCCGGCGGCCGTCGGCGCCGCGCCGGTTGCTGGCAGGTGGCTGGGAGTCGGCTGACCGGGCGGGCGGCAGCGCATAACACCGGCGAATCCGGGTAACCCGGCTCGTGTGGGACGTGCCGAGGCCGCCGCCGCGGGTGGCAGCCTGCCTGGTTCAACCACCAGCCACACACCCACCCGCCAGCACGGTCGGCCGTTTGCCGAGGAGGGAAGACATGTCCAAACAAGAGGTTTCCGACTATCTGCTCGAGCGTTTGCGGGCGTGGGGCGTCGAGCATGTATTCGGGTACCCCGGCGACGGCATCAACGGGCTGCTCGCCGCGTGGGGCCGCGCCGACAACAAGCCGCAGTTCATCCAGTCGCGGCACGAGGAGATGAGCGCCTTCCAGGCGGTCGGCTACGCGAAGTTCACCGGCCGGGTGGGCGTGTGCGCGGCGACCTCCGGCCCCGGCGCCATCCATCTGCTCAACGGCCTCTACGACGCCAAACTCGACCACGTCCCGGTGGTGGCCATCGTCGGCCAGACCAACCGCACCGCGATGGGCGGCAACTACCAGCAAGAGGTCGACCTGCTCAGCCTTTTCAAGGACGTCGCCAGCGACTACGTCCAAATGGTCACCGTGCCCGAGCAACTGCCCAACGTGCTTGACCGCGCGATCCGCATCGCGATGCCCCAGCGGGCCCCGACGGCGCTGATCATCCCGGCCGACGTGCAGGAGCTGCCGTACTCGCCGCCCGAGCACGCGTTCAAGATGGTGCCCTCCAGCCTGGGCATCGAATACCCGGCCATCGCCCCGGAGGACGCCGCCATCGCCCGCGCGGCCGAGATCCTCAACGCGGGCAAGAAGGTGGCCATGCTGGTCGGCACCGGCGCCCGCGGGGCGCACCAGGAGCTGGCCGAGGTCGCCGACCTGCTCGGCGCCGGCGCGGCCAAGGCGCTGTTGGGCAAGGACGTGCTGTCCGACGAATTGCCTTGGGTCACCGGCTCTATCGGGCTTTTGGGCACGCGGCCCAGCTATGAGCTGATGCGCGACTGCGACACGTTGCTCACGGTCGGATCCAGCTTCCCCTACACGCAGTTCCTGCCGGAGTTCGGGCAGTGTCGGGCGGTGCAGATCGACATCGACGGCCGGCTCATCGGGATGCGCTACCCCTACGAGGTGAACCTGGTCGCCGACGCGAAGGCCGCACTGCGCGCGCTGATTCCGCACCTGAAGCGCAAGGAGGACCGGTCCTGGCGGGAAGGCATCGAGAAGAACGTGGCCCGCTGGTGGGAGACCATGGACAAGGAGGCGATGGTCGGTGCGGACCCGATCAACCCGCTGCGGCTGTTCTCCGAGCTGTCCCCGCTGCTGCCCGACAACGCCATCGTGACAGCCGATTCCGGCTCGTCGGCCAACTGGTACGCCCGCAATCTGCGCTTCCGCGGCAACATGCGCGGCTCGCTGTCGGGCACGCTGGCGACGATGGGCCCCGGGGTCCCGTACGGCATCGGCGCCAAGTTCGGCCAGCCGGACCGGCCCGTCATCGTGTTCAGCGGTGACGGCGCCATGCAGATGAACGGCATGGCCGAACTGATCACCGTCAAACGGTACTGGAACGAATGGAAAGATCCGCGGCTGATCATCGCGGTGCTGCACAACAACGACCTCAACCAGGTCACCTGGGAGATGCGGGCGATGGCCGGAGCGCCGAAATTCGCTGAATCGCAAAACCTTCCGGATGTCGACTTCGCCGCGTTCGCGGCCGGGCTGGGGTTGAACGCGATGGCCATCAAGGATCCCGACGAGTTGTCCGACGCGTGGCGCAGCGCCCTGTCGGCCGACCGTCCCACCGTGCTGGACGTCTACACCGATCCCGACATGCCGCCGATCCCGCCGCACGCCACCTGGGAGCAGTTCAAGTCGGCGACCGCGGCGGTGCTCTCCGGCGACGAGGACCGCACCGGCTTCGTCAAGGTCGGCCTGAAAACCAAGATGCAGGAGTTCTTGCCGCACAAGAAAAGCTGACCGCGGCCGTTCAGCCCAGCGCGGAGCGGGCGCTGCGCAGGTCGTCGACGAACAACCGGTAGACCTCGTCGTGCCGTTCGCTGCGGTCGCGCAGCACCGACGACGGGTGCACCGTCGCCACCAGCACCGGCTCGGGCGACACGTCGGGTATCACCTCGGGCGAAGCCGGCAGCTTGAGCGGTTGGCCGCGTTGGGTGGAGACCCGAAAGCTGGTGCCCAGCAACGATTGTGCGGCGGTGGCCCCCAGGCACACGATGATCCGGGGGTGCACCGCCTCGATCTCGGTGATCAGCCAGGGCCGGCAGGCGACGATCTCGGTGCGGCCCGGCTTCTGGTGGATCCGCCGCTTGCCGTCCTTGCGGGTGAACTTGAAATGCTTGACCGCGTTGGTCTGATACGTCAGCCCGGGATCGATGCCGGCGTCCTGCAGCGCCCGGGCCAGCAGCCGCCCGGCCGGGCCGACGAAGGGGGCACCGGCGCGGTCCTCCTGGTCGCCGGGCTGCTCACCCACCAGCATGATCGGGGCACCCGGATGTCCGTTGCCGAACACCGTCTGGGTGGCGTCGGCGAAAAGTGAACAGCCGCGGCATGTTTCGGCCGCATGCTTGAGCGCCTCAATGTCCCGCTGCTCGGGGAGGTAGCGGTCGGCACCCGGGGCCTTCGAAGTCGCGGTCATGGTAGGGGGCGGCGAGGTGCCCCCACTCCCCCACCGAGCGGGGGTACCTCGCCTGGGATGGCCGTCAGCCCTTGCCGACGATGACGTCGCGGGCTCGGTCGAGCATCGCGGCGAACGGGCCGGCGGCCAGGTTGGCCAGTTGCGATTCCACCCCGGCGTGCGGCCGGGTGGGCGCGATCGCTTCGGCCAGTTTGGCGGCGCGGCCCATCCGTTCCAGCTCGTCGCCGCTCAATTCCTGGCCCAGCTTGGCGAACTCGTCGTGCTCCTCGTGCTCGGCGTGGTCGATCACCGCGTCCCGCAGCTTGGTGAGCTCGCGGGTGAACTCCTCGCTGTCGACGTCGAGCTTTTCCAGCTTCTGCAGCGCGGTCTTGGCCTCGTGCTCTTCGTGCAGCCGTTCCTCGACCACACCTGCCCCGCCGGCGATCTTGCGCTTGGCGCGCGGATGCACGATCTCCTCTTCGGCGGTCTCGTGCACGGCAAGCAGGCGCCGCAGTTCGATGAAGGCCTCCTCGCGCGCCTTTCCGGACGCCGCCAACGTGTTGGCGAACATCGCCTTGATCTGCTGGTGCTGGCTGACCAGAAAGTCGACCACATCGGTGGGCGACTTGATGGCGGTCGGTGCCATGCTGTCCCTCCCATCTGCTCTGGTTCGGCGCGCAGGGCTGTTGCGCGCTCTGGTTGCGGCTACCCGAGCCACTCGGGGGTCAAACGGGTGTGGCGGTGGCCAGGCGGGGTATGCCCTGGAAAACCAGGGCGGGAGGCAAAAGTTGCGCGCGGGAGTGGGTTCCGGTGTGGTGCTGCGCGGTGGCGCGCTGACGGGCGTGCTGGCGGTGAGCGTCGGCGCGCTGGTCATGAGCGTGGCCTGCTCGCGGCCCGGCGCGGCGACCGAAAGCGCGCCCGAGCTGACGGTCTGGCCGGTCGGCACGGCGCTGCACCAGCCGGTGTGGTCGTATCGCGGGCACGCCCTGGTGGCCGTCACCGAGGATCAGCGGGTGGCCGAGGTCGCCGAAGATCGCGCCGCGGCGGCGACCACCCGGCTGTCGGCGCCGCTGGCGGCGGGACGCAATCTGCAGATCAGCACCAAGGATCCGGCGGTGGTTTTCGTGCCGCAGCCCACGCGCGGCCGGGTGGTCGTCGTCGATCTGCAAAGTCTGCGCCAGGTGGGCGATTTCGACGCCGGGCCCGCCCCGGCCTACCTGTCCGAGGACGCCGGGTTGCGGATGCTGCTGACGCTGTCGTCGGACGGCCGGTCGGTGACCCCGGTCGATCAGTACGGCTACCGCAAGCTGGCGACCGCGCCGATCGGCGGCGCCCCCGCCGAGGTCATCGACGGCGCCAACCGCGGCCGCGAAATCGACTACCACATCTACGCGCCGTCCGGAATCCGGCATTACCAGGGCCCCGATTCCCCGGCGCCGCAACGCGGTTCGCTGGACATCGACGTCGCGGTCTCCGCCGGCGACGGCACCGCGGTGACCCGCAGCTATGTGGCCGGCCACGACGACGCCGTGCTGTACGCGGTGGACTCGCGCCGCGGCGGGCAAGGGATACAGGTGCTGGCCAGCACCCGGCTGCCCGCCCCGATCCGGGCGCTGGGCACCGACGACACCCGCATCTACGCGGCCACCGACCGGCAGCTGGTGACCCTGGAAACGGCGAGCTTCACCGGGTTTCCGGCCCGGCACATTCCGGTGCTGCGCACCGTCGACTACCGCTCGGCGCTGCCCGAGTCCGCGCGCCGAGCCCCACTCTCCGGCATGGCCGTCGGGCCGCATCGGGTCTACCTGACCTTGGCCCAGGCGCCCTTTGTGGTCGGCATCGCCAAGCCGCGGCTGTGACGGGTTCGGTTTGGGCACCGGGCCCGCTCGGCTACATTTCGGGCAGGTTCGGCCGCCGAGGAGGCCCCTAAGGAGGCGCTGCGTGACCAACCAGCAGGATCCGTATTGGCGCAACCCGCTGAGTTACGACCCGCTCGGCCGGGTCCCGCCGCCCGAACCCGAGCCCGTCGGCCCGCCGCCGACGCAACCAGCCACGCTCGCACCGCCGTACCGCCCGGGCGTCAACACGTTGGCGACGCTGTCGCTGGTCTTCGCGTTCCTGTTCGCGCCCGCGGGCGCGGTGCTGGGTCACCTCGGGCTGGCGCAGATCCGCCGCACCGGCGAACTCGGCCGGGACCGCGCGCTGGTGGGCGTCACCCTGTCGTACGTGTTCATCCTGCTGGCGGTGGTCGCGCTGGCCGGGTGGGCCACGCTGGGCGGTTCCACCGCCGCCCACCGGGCCGCGCACGAGGCCACCACGTCGGCCGGGCCGCCGCCGCCCACGGTGCCGCCGGACACCATCACCACCCTGCTGCCCGGGCTGGACGCGCTGCGCAACATCACCGCCGACGCCAACCTCGACGTCGGCCCGACCTGGAACAGCCCGGGCCGCTCGGCGCAGGACGGCAGCATCGACCGCCCCGAATGCTGGGGCAGCATCGCCGCCGGCAGCCCGGACGCCTACACCCCCGGCGCCTTCACCGGCTATCACGCCGGCGAATTCACCGACACCCGCAGCATGCTGAAGTCGATCCAGGTCATCCAGGGCGTGGCGGCGTTCCGCGACGCGCCCGGCGCGCAGGCGCAACTGGACGCGCTGCTGGCCGGGTGGCGCCAGTGCGGCGGCTCGACGGTCACCGTGACGGCGCCGGGCGGGCAGCCGATCGCGATGGCGTTGAGCACACCGGCCGACGCCGGCAACGGGATCACCACGTTGGACCTGACGCCCAAGGGAATTCAGGTGCGCTCCGCGCGGGCGGTCGCGGCCAAGGCCAACGTCGTCGTCGACCTGAACGTGTCGGCCAGCGGCACGACCGACAGCGAGCGGCCCCGGCTGGCCGCGGTCAGCATCGCCAACTACATCCTCGGCAAGATTCCCGGCTGAGCGGCCCGCCCACCGATCAGTAGGCTGGGCGGATGAAATACGTCGACGTCGACGGGGTCGGCCGTCTCAGCCGGATCGGGTTGGGCACCTGGCAGTTCGGCTCCCGCGAGTGGGGCTACGGGGACAGCTACGCCGCGGGTGCCGCGGGCGACATCGTGCGCCGCGCGCTGGCGTTGGGTGTGACTCTGTTCGACACCGCCGAGATCTACGGGTTCGGCAAGAGCGAGCGGATCCTGGGCGACGCGCTCGGCGAGCAGCGCGCCGAGGTGGCGGTGGCCAGCAAGATCATGCCGGTGGCCCCCTTCCCCGCGGTGGTCAGGCAACGCGCGCGGGCCAGCGCCCGGCGGCTCGGGCTGGACCGCATCCCGCTCTACCAGGTGCACCAGCCCAACCCGGTGTTCCCCGATTCGGTGATCATGCCCGGCATGCGCGACCTGCTGGACAGCGGCGAGATCGGCGCCGCCGGGGTCTCCAACTATTCGCTGCAGCGCTGGCGGAAGGCCGACGCGGCGCTGGGCCGGCCGGTGATCAGCAACCAGGTGCACTTCTCGCTCGCCTACCCCAAGGCGCTGAAGAACCTGGTGCCGTTCGCCGAACGGGAGAACCGCATCGTCATCGCCTACAGCCCGCTGGAACAGGGTCTGCTGGGCGGCAAGTACGGCGTCGACAACCGGCCGGGCGGCGTGCGCGCGGTCAACGCGCTGTTCGGCACCGAGAACCTGCGCCGCATCGAGCCGCTGCTACAGCTGCTGCGCGACGTCGCGGCCCAGGTCGACGCCAAGCCCGCCCAGGTGGCGCTGGCCTGGCTGATCAGCTACCCGGGGGTGGTCGCCATTCCCGGCGCCTCCAGCGTCGA encodes the following:
- a CDS encoding HAD-IIIA family hydrolase, with product MRHDDYTLVIPTVGRESLRRLLIALRSSMGPQPPEVVVVDDRPRPGDGLPLPDDPPVRVLRSGGRGPAAARNVGWRASRSRWVCFLDDDVLPDRDWISALCLDLKAADACGAAGSQAVLEVPTPRRPRDDQRRTARLATAQWITADMAYRRDILVAAGGFDERFPRAYREDSDLALRIVSAGGTILRGERRCTHPVAPATWHSSVRAQIGNRDNALMRRKHGRRWRTRIGEGPGRMPAHAATTAAGTAALLAGLLGRRATARRAAALWLLCTIEFAARRWLSGPRNMREALGLSASSVLIPPVAVAHRLAGEWTFRRARPEPPLAVLLDRDDTLIVDRPYLNDPAGVRPTHDAAKSLTRLRRRGLLLAVVTNQSGVARGLISAGQLAAVNDRVDEVLGPFDSWQVCMHGASDGCGCRKPRPGLILAAAEALGVPARRCVMIGDTGADVRAALAAGAAAVLVPTDRILPAEVEHARAHARVAATLNDAVSLVLSECR
- a CDS encoding glycosyltransferase family 9 protein encodes the protein MSTAVVARLDSAGDVLITGPAVRAVAARHDRVTMLVGPRGRAAAELLPGVDELIEWQAPWVDFEAPELTAAHAEALIKQLRDLAPDRVYICTSFHQSPLPLALLCRMAAVPWVGAVSVDYPGALLNLRHRVPDGIPEPQRALSLAEAAGCALPAGDDGALRIRAVDPLPARLAEQLAPRPFVVFHPGAAVPARRPSPSRSAAMVAALAGAGHRVVVTGSPDEAALTAAVAGDVAVDLGGRTSFAELAAVFAAARVVVVPNTGPAHLAAAVGTPVVSLFAPVVPAGQWRPYGRRVRVLGDQFAPCRASRARVCPVPGHPCLDRITDAELLAAVAEGAVAEGGKP
- a CDS encoding D-sedoheptulose-7-phosphate isomerase; amino-acid sequence: MIEVHFDALREAVRRTSIQAPRLRGWGGRLATVLPAGGRLLACGNGGSAAEAQHLTAELVGRFREERVPMSATALHADTSALTAIANDYGDDEVFARGVRAHGRPGDVLVALSTSGASRNVIAAVKAAHDVGMVTWALTGPAPNELAGMCDEAICVDAAGTATVQEVHLLLIHGLCMALDDHLLRREAS
- a CDS encoding PfkB family carbohydrate kinase, which gives rise to MSTSKPLVVVGDSMLDIDILGSATRLSPEAPVPVVDAERHVQRPGGAGLAALLAARTEAPVVLITGIADDDAGRALHDLLSCSGVRVLALPVSGTTVCKIRIRARGQSVLRLDRGDATPVDGPLPAAAADALADARAICVADYGAGVTALPAVRAALTESARRVPVVWDPHPRGAPPVPGCALVTPNHEEARGFCHDDGSGDGGEALLRTWAADAVCITRGAQGARVYEPRAGVHQVAIPQRAAPAAGDVCGAGDRFAVAAAVALAAGNDAVAAVRAAVGDAARFVAAGGAAAVSIPVSDTGSDPLTSRSRPADASAVDALGLAARLRRQGRTVVATGGCFDLLHTGHIRLLRQARELGDALIVLVNSDASVRALKGSGRPVMRDADRARVLAALACVDAVAVFDGLTPERMLEDLRPDIWVKGGDYVAAELPEADVVYRHGGEVVILPTVAGYSSSRLIAAAATRRPE
- a CDS encoding SDR family oxidoreductase, which gives rise to MKAQSLEGVLISGGSSGLGAATVAAVADRGGVPLVIDRKPPAADVPYVGCDLADTDAVASAVESLAGKVGGRITGVFTPAGIDSCGTLEQVPAKDWEQVIAVNLVGTAAVIRAALPYLKATGGRIVTCASTLGIKAVSDATAYCASKFGVVGFTRALAAELAGQVGVTLLIPGGMHTPFFDGRPEQYKPPADAKLNQPEDVAQTVLFALCQPAGCEVREMVVCASTESSWP
- a CDS encoding glycosyltransferase family 9 protein; translation: MALAAGATRAGPRERIVVLRALGLGDLLTAVPALRGLRRHYPDARVMLAAPDRYRELAMLTGAVDELLPTAGLGDVQPLTDAPALAVNLHGCGPQSIDHLLAWEPRSVISHCHDCHPGLPGPRWRADLHEVQRWCALLEWAGIPCDSTDILLERPSIPRDETGAVLIHPGASAPARQWPPDRFAAVATALRDDGHEILITGSPNEFDLAHTVARAARLPRTAVVSGVLDLPALTALVADSRMVICGDTGVAHLAAATGTASVVLFGPTSPRRWGPRGPAPHAALWAGRSGDPHAATPHPGLLALTVAQVLSACRGVLGETA